The genomic region AAGCGTGTCACAGCGCGTAACAAAAAACGCCTTCGCGTTGTTTTCGCTGCGCGGTCTAGTAGTCGTCTTCTTCTTCGACGCGATAGCCGTAAGGCAAGTGGCCGCAATATTCCTCGGCGGCCTTCTGGGCATCTTCCCACGTCTCGTAGGAACTGCCGATGGTTTCAGTGCCGCCGCCAAAGCAGCCCTCGGCATCGTTTCGGCAATGATCACACCAAACAACGACTTTGAATTTCGCCATGTTGGCTTCTCCCCATGAGAAAAGCCCTCAAGCGTTGCTCCCGTTTGCGCACATCCCAATGTGCTGAATCGCGGGGAAAGGCGGTGCGCAATGCCGCCTGTTTTTCTTGTGCGGTTTCCTCGCGTTACGCGCCAACCACAGACTCGGATTGAGGCTAGCATTGGGCGCGGAAAGTAAACGTGACTGCAGCGTAACACTTCGCACAAAAAAATGCTCGTGGCGGCTTCGGGGCGCCGATTCAGCGCGCATAAAGTCACATTGGCTATTCAAGAACTCGGTCTGCCACATTCTCTTTGCTACGGTCCGAGCACCAATCGTTATCTGGGGGAGCCAAACGCCGTGAATGTGCGACTGATCTCATTTCTGTTGGCCATGGGTCTGGCCGTCGCCGCCTCGGAGGCAAATGCCGAGTGCACGATGAACGAGATTGAAAAGCCGAACACCCGCATCGGCGTCTGCCGTCAGCAGCCGGGCATAGCCACCGGCTTCGGCTGCACGTCGTTGCTGATGAAAGAGCAGGTCGCTGACCAGTTCCAGCAGATCGCGCTGGCGCGGCGCTGCGGGTTCAATGCCGAGGCCGATAAGCTCGAAAAATTCTACAGCCAGACGACGCCTTACGTCATCAGCCTCTACGAGTGCGTCGACACCACGGTGGACCGCGTCGACGTTGAGACGAAAGCCAAAGCGGAGGTCGACAAAAATCTGGCGAGCCTGCCGGCGGGATGTCCGGCCGACCTCAAGGATAAAATGTCGAAGCGGCTGCCAAAGCTCATCGAGATCGACGAACAAGCGCTGGCTCAGATGCAGGCGCTTGCAACAAAAATCAATCTGACGCCGAAGCTGCCGAAATAACGGGCTAGAGCCGCGGCTCCGGCAAATCTTTGATAACCCTAACTTCGCCCGGTATGCTCGAATTTAAGATTTGTCTCTTAGTGTGACCCTGCCCGCGAGGGCAGGGAATGCATTTGGGAGACGTCCCATGTCGGGTTTGAAGGTCGTTGTCGGCGCTCTGGCCGCAGCATTGAGTTTCGTTGCTCTCTCGTCAGAGGCTGATGCAACATTTTATCGTGGCTGCGGCTACGACCCCTACGGCTATCATCCGCCGAGCTGGCGTGGATGTCCGAAGGCGGTCCGGCGTGCGGCCCGCCGCGCCTATCGCCAAGGCTGGGGTTTTTATCCGGCTTACGGGTTCTATCCGGCAGGCAGCTATTATGCGCTGCCGCCGCCGGCCTATCCTGTCTATGCGGTGCCCCCGCCCATTTATCCGGCTTACCCGGCATATCCGTCGTCATACTGCTATTACGACAACGGTTACGACATGCGCCCGCGTACAGTTTGCACTCCGGCGTGGTAAGCGGCGGCTGCCGATTACGCGTCACCTGAAACGATTAAGGGGCCGATCCATTTCGGCCCCTTGTGTCTTTTTACCGTCTTAGCGGATCCAACCCCACGCCCGCGGTCCACGACAGAAGTCGCGGTGGTGTAGGTAATAGCAGCGGCGTCCGTCGAAATAGTCGTCGCGGGCGAATGGGTCGCCGGCATACGTCCAGAAGCCGAAGCGGTAGCCGTGGGGCGGACCGGCGCGATGGTAGCCGAGCCGGAAGTATCCGTCATGGCGATGATGCCAGTGGTGTGCCTCGGCGGCGGGCGCCAGGGCCGTGAGTCCCAAGGCGATGCCTGCGACGCCTACAAACTTCAACATTTGCAGCCTCTCGATTTGTTGCCTGCCGTTCAGTCGCGCGTCTGCCGCGGGAACGCAATCGGGAACTGCCGCTTTGGCAAATTCCGTATCGGTGAACGCGAACGTTTTTAATCACATCGTGAAATTTCCCTGACAAACAGGAGGCGGTGTCCTTTTTTGAGTCACGAGCAGAGGCGTTTTTCCGAGGTCCTGAGATGCGCTGTATCCTTGCCGGGCCAGGAGCGTTCGCCACGGCGATGGCCGTTTCGCTTGCGGCGTTCGCATGGATCGGCGCCGCGAAAGCCGCGGACGTCTGCGAGGCGCTCTGGCGGGCGCGCAATGCCATTTTCGCCAACAAGGGCTATTGCTTCGAAAGTCCCGAAGGACAAGCTGCGTTTGGAAAGGGTTGCTTTCCGCCCTACGGCAAGCTTACGCGCGCGGAAGAAGCCGATGTTCAACGGATCAAGGATGTCGAGGCGCATCAGCGGTGCGCCGCAACGCCGTCCGGGATCATGGGCGCAGCCATGGCACCCCCGCCCGGCGGTGTCCGAGTCGTTCCGAAATACGTCGTCCAACTGACTCTATCGCGAGCGGCCCAAAACAAACTCGCGCAATCCGGCGAAACGGTGCGGGTTGCAGCCTTCTACTATGGCAGTGCGATGAAACATTCCGCTGATGACGACGGCGAAATCGCGCTCGCGAACGAAGCTGTCGATTTGCCCAGCGGAACGACGGCGGTCAATCTCGGCGGGATTTCTATTGCCGAAGCAGACGTTCGCAAGACCTCCGAAGGCCAGCCGATGCTGTTGATCAACGTCTACACGAGCCGCAAGGTCTTTCCCGACAACCTGCTCGATTGCGGCATCTATCAAGGTGCTGCGGCCCAAGCAGGACAGATCGAGATCAGCTGCAAGCTGATCGGCGAATAGGAACCGGAGCTATTGCAGCCCCGGTGCCGTTGGATTGTGGGGCGGTGTCGTCGCCTCCGGGCCGCTGCCTTTTTCACCCGTGCTGCTGCCCGAGCCCGAATTAGCTGGCAAGCTGATCTCCGGCGGGGGCTGTTTGTTGATCGGCACGTCGGGAGAGGTAGGCGATACGACGGCGTTATTTTCGCTGCCGGGGCCGACTTTGCCGGGCTCGATCGTTTTTGCGGCGTTCGGTGCGCTATTGCTGGCTGCATCTGCGAAGGCCGGCAGCGAACTTCCGAGCGCGGCCGCGGCGATTGCGGCGGCCATGAGAAGTTTCGTGCTCATGAATATATTTTCCTTCCGCTGTTCCATGAGCATCCAACGCATGGCGCAACGAAGGTGTTCCCGAGGATCGCCGGAGCTTTAAGCGTCAGCCTTTTTTGTTCGATGGCGCGGATGTGTTCGACGTCGAGGGGGCGTTCGCCGGATTGGGCTTTTCCTTGACGTTGACTTTATCGCCGTCGTCGATGCCGTCCGGCGGACTTTCGATCACACGGTCTTCAGGTGCGAGGCCGGACGCAATCTCGACGGTGGCGCCGCGGTCGCGGCCGATGGTGATGGACTTCAGGTTCACCTTGTCGTCAGTTCCGACCGTTGCGACGCGCAGACCCTCCTTGTCGAAGATGATGGCGCTTGATGGAACGACCAGGACGTTGTGCTTGCTGCCGACTTTCAGGCGGACGTTGGCGTAGGCGCCCGGCATCAATTCTCCCGCCGCGTTATCGACGATGAGCTGCATGCGGGTTGTGCCGGAAGCCGCATCGACGGCGCCGGACGAGGCTTCGACCTTGGCCTCGTATGTTTTGCCTGGACGCTCGGGCACGGTCAGGATGCCGACGGTTCCGGTTGGGATCATCGGGACATAAGCCTGGGGTACGTTGACGTAGAGGCGCAGCTTGTGCACGTCGGCGACGACGAACATCTCTGAGCCCGTCGCGCTGCCGGTGTTGATGAGGTTGCCGACATCAGTGTTGCGCACCGTTACGATGCCATCGAAGGGCGCGACGATGCGCTTATATTCCGTTAGCGCCTTGAGCCGATCGACGTTTGCCTGCTCCGACTTCACGAGCGCGTTCTTGGCATCGAGGTCGGCTTTCTTTTCGTCCGCCGCCTGATGGGTAACGTAGTTGCTCGGCAGAAGCGCCTGGTAACGCGCGTTCGTGACTTTGGCGAGCGCGGCGTTGGCCTTGGCGTTGACCAGATCGGATTCGGCCTGCGAGAGCTGTTGATCGAGATCGGGAGCATCGATCGTCGCAAGGACGTCGCCAGTCTTCACGCGCGTGCCGATATCGGCGTTGCGGCTGGCGACGTAGCCGTTGACGCGTGCGAAGAGAGCCGCCTGGTAATAGGCGTCCAGACGGCCTGGAAGATCGAGGACGCCGATGCTCTGCTCGACCGCGGGCGCGGCGGCAGCGACGGTCGGCACGGCACGTTCGGCGGCCTTCGTCTTCAGCTGCGCGACGCTTTGCTCGCGGCTCTCAATTCCCATGAAGGCGAGAAACGCCGCGCCCCCGATGAAGATGACCGCCGCCAAGGGCATCTTCCAGCGTGAGCGCTGGCGCGGCTCCGCGGGCGTTTCAGGCAGCATGGAATTCTCCAGGGATGGCGCCGCCTTGCGGCGATGACGCGTTTGACGTCCGGCGTTTGTGCATCAGGCTAAATATGATCGGTACGATGAAGAGGGTCGCGGCCGTCGCAAAGATGAGGCCGCCAATGACGGCACGGCCGAGCGGCGCATTCTGTTCGCCGCCTTCGCCCAGTCCGAGCGCCATCGGCGCCATGCCGATGACCATCGCGAGCGCGGTCATCAAGACGGGGCGGATACGGACGAAGCCGGATTCCAGAGCGGCGAGGATCGGGTCGCCGTGGTCGGCCAACCGTTCGCGGGCAAAGCTCACGACAAGCACGGCGTTCGCGGTCGCGACGCCCATACACATGATCGCGCCGGTGAGGGCAGGCACCGAGAGTGTCGTTCCGGTGAGGAACAACATCCAGATGATGCCGACCAGAGCAGCGGGAAGCGCCATGATGATCACCAGCGGGTCGCCCCACGATTGGAAGTTGACCACGATCAGCAGGTATATAAGCACGATGGCGCCCAGTAGGCCGAACAACATTCCGGCATAGGCGCTATTCATCGTCTTGACCTGGCCCAGCATGACCGCGGTTGCGCCCTTGGGCAGCTCGCTCTTGGTGGCGTCGAGAACTTTCTGGATGTCGCTCGCGACGGCTCCCAGGTCACGGCCCTCGGTTGTCGTCAAAATCTGAACCATGGGCTGGATGTCGTACTGCGATACGACCGCATTCGTGACAGAGCGTTTGAAATTCGCAACGGCGCCAAGGATCTGGGGCGCGGCGTTGTCATTTGAGGAGGTGATCGGCAGATTTTGCAGCGACGTCAGCGTATCAAGCTTGTACTGCGGGGTCTGAATGACGATCGGATACTGGACGCCATTCTTCGGGTTGAGCCAGTAGGCAGGGTTTTCCTGCCCCGTTCCGGCAAGGCTCGCCCCGAGGCTCTCAGTCACGTCGCGCTCGGTCACACCGACATATTGCGCACGGGAGCGATCGACATCGACGTCGAAGCCCGGATTGCGGCGCGATTGCTGAATTCGGGCGTCGGCGACGCCTGGGATCATCTTAATTTGCCTTAAGATTTTCTGCGCATAGTCAAACGCGCCGTCGAGATCCTTGCCTCGGATCTGAAGATCGATCGGTGTGGGCGCACCGAAGTTCAGAATTTGGCTAACGATGTCGGCCGGCAGGAACGAGAACGTGGCGCCCGGAAACTCCTTCGGCAGGCCGCTGCGGAGCTGCTTCACGTATTCGGCTGTCG from Hyphomicrobium sp. MC1 harbors:
- a CDS encoding efflux RND transporter periplasmic adaptor subunit produces the protein MLPETPAEPRQRSRWKMPLAAVIFIGGAAFLAFMGIESREQSVAQLKTKAAERAVPTVAAAAPAVEQSIGVLDLPGRLDAYYQAALFARVNGYVASRNADIGTRVKTGDVLATIDAPDLDQQLSQAESDLVNAKANAALAKVTNARYQALLPSNYVTHQAADEKKADLDAKNALVKSEQANVDRLKALTEYKRIVAPFDGIVTVRNTDVGNLINTGSATGSEMFVVADVHKLRLYVNVPQAYVPMIPTGTVGILTVPERPGKTYEAKVEASSGAVDAASGTTRMQLIVDNAAGELMPGAYANVRLKVGSKHNVLVVPSSAIIFDKEGLRVATVGTDDKVNLKSITIGRDRGATVEIASGLAPEDRVIESPPDGIDDGDKVNVKEKPNPANAPSTSNTSAPSNKKG
- a CDS encoding YARHG domain-containing protein; the encoded protein is MRCILAGPGAFATAMAVSLAAFAWIGAAKAADVCEALWRARNAIFANKGYCFESPEGQAAFGKGCFPPYGKLTRAEEADVQRIKDVEAHQRCAATPSGIMGAAMAPPPGGVRVVPKYVVQLTLSRAAQNKLAQSGETVRVAAFYYGSAMKHSADDDGEIALANEAVDLPSGTTAVNLGGISIAEADVRKTSEGQPMLLINVYTSRKVFPDNLLDCGIYQGAAAQAGQIEISCKLIGE